A region of the Pseudomonas sp. J452 genome:
GGCCAGACCATCCGCGTGCAGTACGCCGATGGCAGCGAGATCAGAAAGAGCTACGACCCGGCGACCAACCGCATTGCTGAAGAGATCAGCGAGCGCGGGATCAAGACCCAGTACCGTTACGACGGTAAGGGCAATCTGATTGAGATGATCGAAGCGGCGGGGCTACCGGAAGAAACCCGTACCGGTTATCGCTACAACGCCCTAGGCCAACTGGAAGGCGAAGACCGCCCCGGTGACGAGGCGGCGCAGACCCCGGCGGCGGGCTGGAACTATGGCTACGACGGCAAAGGCAACCGCAACCTGGTGCGTGACCCGCTGGGCTACGAGACCCGGTACACCCACAACGTGCTGGGTAATGTGCTGAGCGTGACCAATGCCCGCGAGAAGACCTGGAGTGCTACCTACGACGCGGCGGGCAACCTGAAGAGCCTGAAGACACCGCTGAATCAGGAGACGCTGTACAGCTATGATGACCTAGGTCAGCGGGTCAGTGTGCAGGCTCCGAACGGTGCGACACAAACAATTGAGCCGAATGCAGCGGGTTTGCCGGAGAGCATCGTCGACGCGGCGAATGCGCGGACCCAGTTTGAATACGATGCGAGCCAGCGGCTGGTGGCGGTAGTGGACCCCTATGGCAATCGGAAGGAGAGCTATTACGACAGCCGAGGCCGTCTGAAAACGAGTAGGGACCAAGCAGGCAATGCTGCACAGTTTCGCTATGAGCAGGATCGGTTGTCAGGTATCGACTATCCGACGTACCAAGAAAACTACGAATACGATAACCGTGAGCGACGGCTGAGTGAGGCTCGCCTCTATAGCGAGCGGGGTGAGGTTAAGACTCAGCGAGACCAGTTCCGCTATCTGGCAGATGGTTTGCAGTCGGAGTGGATAGATCCTGCACAGAACGCTACTCGCCCCAGCTACGACAACCTGGGACGGTTGACTAGCAGCACCGATGCCGAAGGTGGTGTGACTCGGTATACCTACGATGTTCGCGGCAATATGGTTCAAGTCACTGATCCGGCCGGGCGTATAACTCGTTTTCGCTACGATGCCCGCGATGCAGTGGCGAGCGAAATCAAGGCTGGCAATGGTGATACGCCGACGACAGAGCGCCGCTACGCTTACGACGAGGTGGGCAACCTCAAGCAGGTCATCACCCCGGATGGTCGTGTCAGCACCTATCACTACGACGACGGTAATCGTCTGATTCGTACTGATCATTTCGCTACGGCCTCGGCAGCGGAGGCCGGCCAGGCTGACAGCGCCATCACCTACGGTTATAACGCGCTCAATCGTCTGGCCAGCTACGAGGACGAAACCAGCAAGGCGGTCTACACCCACGACGTGCTGGGTCGGGTGGAAAGCATCACGACCACATATAAGCAGGCTGACCCGGTTTTCAGCAAGACCATCAGTTATACCTACGACCTGAACGGTCGCAAGGCCAGCTACACCACACCCGATCAGCAGACCTACGGCTACCGCTACACCCCGCATGGCCGCTTGGCCGGTGTAAGCATCCCGGACGAAGGCAGCATCAGCTTCCAGGACTTTAACTGGCTGATGCCGAAGAGCATTCTGTTCCCTGGCGGTAATCAGTACAGCCTCTCCTACGACGGCCTGCAGCGTTATGAGGGGCGCGTCCTCAAGGATGCCGCCGGAAACCCGATCCTGAGTTGGCAGTACGACTACGATGCGGTGGGCAATATCACCGCCATCGAGGGCCAGGGCGGAAAGGCCACCTATGGATACGACAAACTGTACCGCCTGACCGAGGCCAAGTACCCGGAGGGTGACGATCGAAAGAACGAGGCCTATGCCTACGACGGTGTGGGCAACCGTCTGGACGAGGCCGTAAGTAAGGACGAGCTGGATATCGGCCAGTGGCAGTACAACGCCCATAACCAACTGATCAGCCACGACGGTATCGGTTACCGTTACAACGTCGACGGTCACCTGATCGAAAAGGGCGCGCTACAGGGCGAACAGCTGGTGCAGAGCGGCGGCATCGACCATTGGCAGTACCAGTACGACAGCCGTGAGCGCCTGGTGGCCGTACACAAGAATGGCCAGCCGCTAGTGGCGTACCGCTACAACCCACTGGGCCAGCGCCTGAGCAAGACCCTGCTGCCCAGCCAGCGCACCACCTACTACCTGTACAGCGAAGAAGGCCTGGTGGGCGAGTACGATGAACAGGGCAACCTCCGGCAGGAATATGCCTACGACCCAACCAAGCCCTGGATGAGCCAGCCGCTGTTCACCCGCGCGAAACGGCAGGACAACCAGCAGTGGAGTATCAGCTACTTCGCCACCAGCCACCTTGGTACCCCCGAGGCGGCCTTCGAGAAGAGCGGCGAAGTAACCTGGCGCGCCAAGGCCCAGGCTTTTGGGAAAACCCAAATAAACCTCGCCACCATCGACAACCCGCTGCGCTTCCCCGGGCAGTACTTCGATGCGGAAACCGGGCTGTACCAGAACTA
Encoded here:
- a CDS encoding RHS repeat-associated core domain-containing protein — encoded protein: MLARNLARVAACVGVAFGFWFSTSVGAAPGIDHRFATPHYAEGRLQLDVLDLQVQALGAPVRILRSWKGGKWVWNERWADLEVLGAADASAPQGAADPANADKPYAIVRAGQSYLRASSTAQGQDISFNNLPQRTLIALQRGLAGYRWQDTQGNRNEYDAQGRITAYLDHNGIRTSLVRDSEGRIAEIKDHHGESLITLTYSAGNLTSVKDYSGREVKYEYSNNRLSAVTDVLGKRWQYHYDANGLAGYTDPLQQRTGFVLGKDDRVQERRLPDGRFTQYSYSYDEAQEQYYLRSVDQAGLVKEQWYDRLGQLVREQLDGETQFSRSYLLSDRSSDMSKVAEAYRISGKSLAVTKEISQRQGRAPSPYVAQMTEEDAHGNRTLTEYNRYGQTIRVQYADGSEIRKSYDPATNRIAEEISERGIKTQYRYDGKGNLIEMIEAAGLPEETRTGYRYNALGQLEGEDRPGDEAAQTPAAGWNYGYDGKGNRNLVRDPLGYETRYTHNVLGNVLSVTNAREKTWSATYDAAGNLKSLKTPLNQETLYSYDDLGQRVSVQAPNGATQTIEPNAAGLPESIVDAANARTQFEYDASQRLVAVVDPYGNRKESYYDSRGRLKTSRDQAGNAAQFRYEQDRLSGIDYPTYQENYEYDNRERRLSEARLYSERGEVKTQRDQFRYLADGLQSEWIDPAQNATRPSYDNLGRLTSSTDAEGGVTRYTYDVRGNMVQVTDPAGRITRFRYDARDAVASEIKAGNGDTPTTERRYAYDEVGNLKQVITPDGRVSTYHYDDGNRLIRTDHFATASAAEAGQADSAITYGYNALNRLASYEDETSKAVYTHDVLGRVESITTTYKQADPVFSKTISYTYDLNGRKASYTTPDQQTYGYRYTPHGRLAGVSIPDEGSISFQDFNWLMPKSILFPGGNQYSLSYDGLQRYEGRVLKDAAGNPILSWQYDYDAVGNITAIEGQGGKATYGYDKLYRLTEAKYPEGDDRKNEAYAYDGVGNRLDEAVSKDELDIGQWQYNAHNQLISHDGIGYRYNVDGHLIEKGALQGEQLVQSGGIDHWQYQYDSRERLVAVHKNGQPLVAYRYNPLGQRLSKTLLPSQRTTYYLYSEEGLVGEYDEQGNLRQEYAYDPTKPWMSQPLFTRAKRQDNQQWSISYFATSHLGTPEAAFEKSGEVTWRAKAQAFGKTQINLATIDNPLRFPGQYFDAETGLYQNYFRDYDPALGRYVQSDPIGLRGGINYYVYVNSAPLFSFDPDGLYETQHDAARAAMSAYNPISKRENREYCGNVCWSCEKGYFYTVAEPAKSAKSTCQPYYAKCPEGAIKLAYWHTHGAVNDANHDGVDDDRSEEFSDADKEYVDDHEIDGYVSTPSDDVYFYSYEKSDRDPDYQPEGLEKL